A window of Pseudomonas alcaliphila JAB1 genomic DNA:
GCGAGTTCCCCAGCGAGGCTTTCTGGCCGGGTGCCGAGCGCCTCAATTACTTCATTCTGTTCCCTGCCCTGCTGTTCTCCAGCCTGGCCCGTGCGCCGCTGAACAATCCGGCACTGCCGCGCCTGGCGCTGGCCGTGCTGCTCGGCCTGGGCATCGCCTGGCTGGCGCTGCTGCTGGTGCGGCGCCTGCGCGGCTGGCCCGCTGGACGTTTTGGCGCATTCACCCAAGGCATTCTGCGCTTCAACACTTACCTGGGCCTGGCTGCGGTCGGCAGCCTGTTCGGTCAGGAAGGCCTGACCCTCGCCGCGCTGATGCTGGCCCTGATGGTGCCGACGGTGAACGTGCTGTCGGTGTGGTCGCTGACCGCCGAACGTGGCGTCAGCGCGCGCAGCCTGCTGCTGCCGATCATCAAGAATCCGCTGATCCTCGCCTGTGTCGGCGGCGCGCTGTTCAACCTCACGGGCATCGGCCTGCCAGGCGGCACGGATCGCCTGCTCAGCCTGCTCGCTGCAGCCAGCCTGCCGCTGGGCCTGCTCTGCGTTGGCGCGGCGCTCAAGCCGGCACAGCTTGGCGGTGAAATCCCTGCACTGACCTGGAACAGTGCGCTGCGTCTGCTGGCGATGCCGCTGCTGGCCTGGGGCGTGGCCTGGGCGCTGGCCCTGCCGGCCATGGAGAGCGCCGTGCTGGTGCTGTTCTTCGCCCTGCCCACCGCACCGACCGCCTACGTGCTGACCCGCCAGCTCGGCGGCGATAGCCAGCTAATGGCCGGCATCATTACCCTGCAGACGCTGTTGGCGGCCGGCAGCCTGGTGGCGATCATGATGTTGTTGGCCTGATTGACCAGCACGGGCGCTACTCCACGTAGCTCTCGATCAGCCGCTGATATTCACCGCGTGCCTTGAGCGCCTCGAGCCCGCGATTGAAGCGCTCGATCAACTCGGTAGCACGCGGATGCTGCCGCGAGACGATGAAGTGCAGCGTACTGCTCTGAAACGGCACCCGTGACCGGTGAAACTGCGCCAGATCAGCGCCAGCGCTGTGCAAAGCACTGTCCCCCAGGTTACGGTCGGCAATGAACAGGTCGTCACGTTCGAGCAGCAGCAGCCGTGCGCATTCCTGCAGACCCAGTGGAGAATGACGGCGCAGTACGCCCTGCTCGACCATTTGCTGGATCGCCGCCGGCGGCTGCCAGCCCAGCGGATAGCAGAGTCGCCGGCCGATCATGGTGGGCAGATCGTCGAGCTCGATGTGATCACCGGCCCGGCTGAAGATGTATGGTTCGGCCACATAAATGGGCGCCGAGTAGAGAAACTCCGCCTCGCGCTCGGCAGAACGGACGTAGGGAAAGGTGGCGTCGTACTCAACGCGCTTGGCTTTCAGGTAACCGCGGTTCCAGGGCAGCCAGTCGAGCGTGATTGCCGCCCCCTGCTCAGCCAGCGCCGCCCGCACCACCTGGGTGAGCATGCCCTGACCAGGTAATGCCTTGCCAGTGAACGGCGCATAGTCATCGCCCGTAGCCAGGTGCAGCACCTCCGCTCGCGCCGAGACGCACAACAGCAGACTCAGCAGAGCCGCCCCCCATAATCCCACCATCAATCTCCAGTCACTGGCGCGCAATCGCCTTGCTGCCCCGATCATTGACTCTTGCTCTCACAAGCACGGCTGTCCAGTGCAACCAGGCTATAGGGCGACAATTCATGCTGTTCTCTTGATACGAAGCAACGAGCTGGGCAGGGCGCCGTCTATTCTTGTCGCAACACGAACGAGATGCGGCAAGCCGATGAATGACACCAACGCCAACGATCAGCCTGACGTTTTCCCCTATCTGCAGCTGATCCACCAGCACGGCGGCTCGGACCTGTTCTTCAGCGTCGGCGCACCGCCGCACATGAAAGTGGAAGGACACAGCCAGCCGGTGGGCCAGCACATCTTGAAGGCCGGCGAAGTGCAACAGCTGGCCTATCAACTGATGACGCAGAAGCAGATCGCCGAGTTCGAGCGCGATCTGGAGATGAATCTGGCGGTCAGCCTGCAGGGCGCCGGACGTTATCGGGTCAACCTCTATTACCAGCGCGGCGAAGTGGCCATGGTGGTGCGCCTGATCAAGAGCCAGATTCCCAGCTTCGAGGCGCTCGGCCTGCCAAAAATGCTGGAAAAGCTGGCCATGCAGGATCGCGGGCTGATCCTGGTCACCGGCGCAGCCGGTTCGGGCAAGTCCACCACCCTGGCGGCGATGCTGGATTTCCGCAATCGCCACAAGAGCGGGCATATCGTCTGCATCGAAGACCCCATCGAATTTCTCCACAGCCACCAGCGCTCGATCATCGACCAGCGGGAAGTCGGCCTCGATACCCACAGCTTCGACGACGCCCTGCGCAACGTGCTGCGCGAGGCGCCGGACGTGATCATGCTCGGCGAGATCCGCGACGCCGCGACCATGCAGCACGCGCTGCATTACGCCGAAACCGGCCACCTGTGCGTGGCCACGCTGCATGCCACCAGCAGCAGCCACGCCATCGAGCGTATCGCCCGCTTCTTTCCCGACGAAGCCCGCAAGCAGGTGCTGGCCGACGTGGCGCACAACCTGCTCGCGGTGATCGGCCAGCGCCTGGTACCGGGCATCGCGCAAAAACGCGTGGTAGCGGTGGAGCTGATGCTGGGCACGCCCTACATCCGCGACCTGATCCAGCGCGATGAGTTGGAGGAGTTGCGCGAAGCCACGGCACGAGCGGCCGAACAAGGTCTGCAAACCTTTGACCAGCACCTGTTCGCCCTGCTCGAAGCCGGCCGTATCAGCCTGGCCGAAGCGCTCAAGTTCGCCGACTCGCGGACCGACCTCAGCCTCAAGTTCAAGCTCGAGCGCGGCTTCTCCGCCGACGACGCCGAACTCAAGGTACTGCGCGACGGTTGACTGGCTTTATCAGCGATTTCGGCCGATGCTCATCTATACAGGCCGAAACCATAATTCCTCATCGGCCGTCTTTCAGGGGGGCCGATTTATGCTGACCCTGCTGCATTTGCTGTCAGCCATTGCCTTGTTGGTCTGGGGCACACACATCGTACGTACCGGCATCCTGCGCGTGTTCGGCTCGCAGTTGCGCAAGGTGCTCAGCCACAATATCGGCCGCCGGCCGCTGGCGTTCGTCGCCGGCATCGGCGTCACGGCGCTGGTGCAGAGCAGCAACGCCACGGCTTTGCTGGTCACCTCCTTCGTCGCCCAGGGCTTGATGGCGTTGGCGCCGGGCCTGGCGATCATGCTCGGTGCCGACGTCGGCACGGCGCTCATGGCCCGCGTGCTGACGCTCAATCTCAGTTGGCTGAGCCCGCTGCTGATCTTTCTCGGGGTGATCTTCTTTCTCTCGCGGCGGCAGACCCGTGCGGGCCAACTCGGCCGGGTGGCCATCGGCCTGGGCCTGATGCTGCTGGCGCTGGAGCTGATCGTCGCCGCCGCCACGCCGATCACCGAAGCGCGCGGGATTCGCGTGCTGTTCGCGTCATTGACCGGCGACCTGCTGCTCGACGCGCTGGTCGGTGCGTTGTTCGCCCTGCTCACCTATTCCAGCCTGGCTGCCGTGCTGCTCACCGCCACCCTGGCCGGTGCCGGGCTGATCAGCCTGCCGGTGGCAATCGGCCTGGTGATCGGTGCCAACATCGGCAGCGGTCTGCTGGCCTTTCTCACCAGCAGCCTGCAGAACCCGGCCGGACGTCGCGTGGCGCTGGGCAGCCTGATCTACAAGCTGATCGGACTGTTGCTGGTGCTGCCAGTGCTGCAGCCATTGGCCGACTGGCTGGACAGCCTGAACTGGCGTCCTGCGGAGCTGGTGATCTTCTTCCACCTGCTCTACAACGGTTTGCGCGCCCTGCTGATGCTACCCACCGTCGGCTGGATGGCGCGCTTCTGCAACTGGCTGATGCCGGACCGTGCCGATGACAGCGGCATCGCTCGCCCGCGCCACCTCGACCCCACGGCCCTGGCCACGCCGAGCCTGGCACTGGCCAATGCGGTGCGTGAAACACTGCGCATCGGCGACCTGATCGAGGCCATGCTCGGCCACCTGCTGCCGGTGCTGGAACACAACCAGCCGGCGACGAGCAAGGAGCTGCGCCTGCTCAATGACGACGTCGCCAGCCTGTGCCGGGCGGTCAAGCTGTACCTGGCGCAGATCCCGCGCGAGGCGATGAGCGAACACGAGAGCCGGCGCTGGGCCGAGGTGCTCGAGCTGGCGGTGAACCTGGAGCAGGCCGGCGAGCTGATCGAACGCATGCTCGGCAAGATCCAGAACGAGAAGACCGCGCAGCGCCGCGCCTTCTCCGACAAGGGCCTGGAGGAGCTGACCAGCCTGCACGGACAGCTGATGGCCAACCTGCGCCTGGGCCTGAACGTGTTCCTCAGCGCCGATCACGCCAGCGCCAGCCAGTTGCTGCGCGAGAAGCGCCGCTTCCGCGCGCAGGAGCGGCGCCTGGCGCACGCGCATATCGGCCGCCTGCAGCGCCAGGTGCTGCAGAGCATCGAGACCAGCTCATTGCATCTGGAGCTGATCGCCGACATGAAGCGCCTCAACTCGCTGTTCTGCTCCAGCGCCTATGTGGTGCTGGAGGGCCAGGAGACCGGCGCGCTCAGGCTCGAGGGTGGCGAGTGACTCAGTCGGCGCTGCTTACTCGCTCGGGCGCGGCCGGCTCCACGCCGCGCCAGGCATACCAGGCGAAGAACAGCGCCATCAGCAGATAGCCGTGGACGAAGTCCGGCGCGGCGTACCAGGCCAGTTTCGGTGCGTGCATCAGGCCAACGAAGGCCATGCCGGCCGCCACCAACGCGAAGACGGTGGCCTGGCGGAACTGGCGATCGATCACCGCCACGCACATGGCACCGAGCAGGATGGCGCTGAACATGGCGCCCTGCCCCAACGCGCCGATGGCACTGGAAATGCCCTCGACCACCTCAGGGGCGCCACGGTTGAAGCGGGTCATCAGGTAGTTGGCGAAATACGGCAGCATTGCCAGCGCCACTGCCGGGTAGTAACGGGCGTGGTTGCTGTTGAACGCCGTGGCGATCATCGACATGCCGACGAATACCAGGATCGGCGCCACCACCGATACCGGAATCAGCGCGGCGATGAAGGCGATCAGGCCGAACATGGTCGCCAGGCCGTACACCGCGCCATTGAGCAGACTGTAACCACGCCCGGCGCCCATCCACTTCGAACCCACGGTGGCGATGTACACGGTGGTCGGGAACACACCGCCGAACAGCGCGCCGAGCGAGGTGCCCAGTCCGTCCACGGCTTGGCACTCGCGCACGCTGTAGCTGTCACCGGCGGCGCTCATGGCCTCGACGTTGTTCATGGTCTCGATCGCGTTGTACAGGGTGATCGGCAGGATCACCGTCATCAGCGCCAGCAGGCTGGTGAACAGCAGGCCCAGGCCTTCGTACCAGGCCAGGTTGGGCAGCAGCGGGTAGAAACCCAGGTGGGTGAAGGCATCGCTGAACTTGCCGCTATCGGCGGCGCCGATCAGGTAGGCCAGCGCCGTACCGACGACGATGGCGAACAGCGAAGCCGGCAGGCGAAACGGCATGCTCACCCGCGCCACTAGGCCGACGATGGTGATGGCCAGCACCAGCAGGCCGATCACCGGGATTTCCAGGGTCTTGAATAGCATCTCGCCAGCGATGAAGGTCAGCGCCACGCCGGCCACCGCACCGAGCATGGCGGCACGCGGCAGATGCCGCTGTACCCAGTTGCCGATCAGGCTGATGACCGCCTCGATCAGACCACTGATGAAGCACGCGGCCACCGCCACCTTCCAGGCCAGCTCGGCATCGCCGGTGAGGTTCTTCGCCGGCAGCAGCACGCCGAACAGGAAGACGAACATCACCGGCGTGCTGATGCCGTAGGAAAGCGCGGTGACGTCGGCGCGGTTCTCACGGCGCGCCAGACGCGCGGCAGTCCAGGCGTAGTAGAAGTTACCGGCCATCACCGCCACCGCCGCCCCCGGCAGTACCTGGCCGAACACGATTTCGGCAGGGAAGCCCATGCCCAGCATGCTGATGGCGATGATCACGAAGTTGGCGATGTTGTTCTGGAACAGGGCGAAGAAGGCGTCGGTGTCTTCCTTCTTGTACCAGGGGTAATGCACGCGCGGCGTCGACATGCTGGCTGCGTCCTTGTTGTCCGAATGGTCAGGCCGGCGAGTCTAGCAATCCGCGCCCAGGGCATAAACGAACAAGGCAGCCGAAGCTCAATGCCTGTCAGATAGGCTTCGCAAATCCCCTCTTGCGTATGAGCCCCGCCCCGGGGCGAAGCTTTTGAGTCTGCGCCGCCCAGGTTAGCGGCGGGGCGCCGCTCCTACACAAATGGGGGCATGGTCAATAAACGAACAAGGCAGCCGAAGCTGCCTTGTTGTCAGTGCCAAGCCCGCTATGCGGTCTGCGCCAGCTTGCGACGGCGCTGCAGCAGTACCACGAGACCGAACAGCAGGAAGCCCGGAATCCACATCAACTCCTTCATCCAGCGGTCGGTCGGTGCCCGCACGCTGAGGATCTGCTGATCGAACTCCAGACCCGCATCAGCGGCCAGGCTGCCGAAGGTGACGCTGTCCACCAGCACCTTGTCGCCCTCCTCATAGAGGTTCAGGCCGAGCTTCTCCAGGCGCGCCTGGCCCGAAGCGCCATCCGGCACCGGCAGCAGCACGGTGAACTCACGCGGGTCGCCCACGGCGTTCTCGCCGAGAATGCGCAGGCGCAGCGAGCTGCCGTCCTCTACCCCATCGAGCGCTTGCACCAGCTCGGCCGGCGGCACCTCCTGATAAGGGTCGTGCAGCATGTCCATCCAGAAGCCGGGGCGGAACAGCGTGAAGGCCACCAGCAGCAGCAACACGCTCTCGTACAGGCGGCTGCGCACCAGGAAGAAACCCTGGGTGCCGGCGGCGAATATCAGCATGGCGATGGTCGCCACGATGAAGATAATCACGCCGTTCCAGAAGTCGACGTCGATCAGCAGCAGGTCGGTGTTGAAGATGAACAGGAACGGCAAAGCGGCGGTACGCAGGCTGTAGAAGAACGCCACAATACCGGTCTTGATCGGATCGCCCTTGGACACCGCCGCCGCGGCGAACGAGGCCAGCCCCACCGGTGGCGTCACGTCGGCCATGATGCCGAAGTAGAAGACGAACAGGTGCACCGCGATCAGCGGCACGATCAAGCCGTTCTGCTGCCCCAGCGCCACCACCACCGGCGCCAGCAGGCTGGACACCACGATGTAGTTGGCGGTAGTCGGCAAGCCCATACCGAGGATCAGGCTGAACACTGCCACCAGGATCAGCATCAGCAGCAGGTTGCCCATCGACAGCAGCTCGACCAGGTCGGCCAGCACCAGGCCAACGCCGGTCTGCGACACCGCACCGACGATGATGCCCGCCGCCGCCGTGGCGATACCGATACCGATCATGTTGCGGGCGCCAGCGATCAGGCCTTCGCGCAGATCGATCACGCCATCGATGAAGGTGCCGTGGTCATGGCTGCCATCACGGCGCATCCAGCTCAGCAGCGGGCGCTGGGTGAGCAGGATGATGATCAGCATCACGCTGCCCCAGAAGGCCGACAGACCGGGAGACAGGCGCTCGATCATCAGGCACCAGACCAGCACCACCACCGGCAGCAGGAAGTGCAGGCCGGACAGCAGCACCGCGCGGGTCTGCGGCAGCTCTTCCAGCGGCGCGTTGGGGTCTTCCGGCGGCAGTACCGGCACGCTGGCGGCGACTTTCAGCAGCGCCAGGTAGACCACCGCGAGCAGAACACCGATCACCGGCAGGGCATATTCACCGAGCGCCGGCTTGAGCCAACCCAGGCCGTAGTAGACCGCCAGCGACAGGCCACTGATCAGCGCTGCACCGAAGGCGAAACCGGTCAGGCGACGCAGCCAGGGCTTGGGCTGATGACCGCCAATGGGCTGCAGACCGAGCTTGAGCGCCTCAAGATGGACGATGTAGAGCAGCGCGATGTAGGAAATCGCGGCAGGCAGGAAGGCGTGCTTGATGATCTCGACATAGGGCATGCCGATGTACTCGACCATCAGGAAGGCTGCAGCCCCCATCACCGGCGGCATGATCTGGCCGTTGACCGAGGAGGCCACCTCCACCGCACCAGCCTTCTCCGAAGAGAAGCCGGTGCGTTTCATCATCGGAATAGTGAAGGTACCGGTGGTCACCACGTTGGCGATCGACGAGCCGGAAATCATCCCGGTCAGGCCGGAAGCCAGCACCGCCGCCTTGGCCGGGCCACCACGGAAGTGGCCGAGCAGGCTGAACGCCAGCTGGATGAAGTAATGGCCGGCACCGGCGCGCTCGAGCAATGCGCCGAACAACACGAAGAGGAACACGAAGCTGGTGGATACACCCAGAGCGATGCCGAACACGCCTTCGGTGGTGATCCACTGGTGGTTGGCCAACGCGTTGAAGCTGACTCCGCGGTGCGCCAATATCCCCGGCATATAGGGGCCGGCCAGACTGTAGACGAGAAAGACCAGGGCGATGATGGCCAGGGGTGGGCCGAGCGCGCGGCGCGTGGCTTCCAGCAGCAGGGGGATACCGATGCAGGCCGTAACCAGGTCACCTGTGGTCAGGCTGCCGGGGCGCAGGGCCAACTGCTGATAGAAAATGAACAGATAGGCAGCACTGGCCGCGGCGACCAGCCCTAGAGCGATATCCAGCAGCGGCACGCGATCACGCGGCGAGCGTTTGAACGCCGGGTAGGCGAGAAACGCCAGCAGCAGGGCGAATGCCAGGTGAATGGCACGGGTCTGGGTATCGTTGAGCACGCCAACACCGAAGATGAACGGCAGTGGCGAGGCGATCCACAACTGGAACAGCGACCAGAGCAAGGCCAGGCCGGTGATCACCTGGGCCATCGGGCCGACGGGCGTACGCGCGCCGACATCCTGGGCGATCAGTTCCTCGGTGGAAAGTTGCTTGTCATGCATGGGGCGAACCTGCATTTGAGTAAACGGAAAACGGCAAAACCCGCGGGCCTGAGCCTGCGGGTTTGTTTAACACTAGAAGCGAAGCGAGTGATGCGCCTGGCGACGCATCACCAATGGCCCTGACCGGCTGGCCGACAGGGCCCGAAGAGGGTGTTTACAAAACAGCGAGCGAAGGCAAGGCGAAAGCCGTCGAAAAAGCGCAGTGTACGAGTTGTACATGAGCATTTTGATCGGACTCGCGCACGAGAATGCTTTCAACGCAGCATGGCCGAGCGCAGCAATTTGTAGACACCCTCGAAGGCTTACAGCCAGCCGCGTTCTTTGTAGTAACGCTCGGCACCCTCATGCAGAGGGGCAGTCAGACCGACCTTGATCATGTCCTCTTCCTTCAGGTCAGCGAAGGCCGGGTGCAGACGCTTGAAGCGGTCGATGTTGTCGAACACGGACTTGACCAGTTGGTAGACCACTTCCGGATCGGCCTTGGCGCTGGTGGACAGCACGGCCTTGCCACCGATGGACGGCGTCGGCTGATCGTTGCCCTTGTACAGACCGCCAGGGATGTCGGCCTTGGTGTAGTAGGTCTTCTCGGCCAGCAGTTTGTCGATCTCGGCGCCGGTCACCGGAACCAGAACGGCGTCGGTGGTGGTGGTGGCTTCCTGGATCGCGCCATTCGGATGACCGACGAAGTAGGTCATGGCATCGATGTTGTTGTCGCCCAGAGCGCTGGCCTGTTCGGCCGGCTTCAGCTCGGCAGCCAGAGCGAAGGCAGAGCGATCCCAGCCTTTGACAGCCATGATCTCTTCCAGGGTGTCACGCTGACCGGAACCCGGGTTGCCGATGTTGACGCGCTTGCCCTTGAGGTCATCGAAGCTGGCGATATTGGCGCTACGACGGGCAAGGACGGTGAACACTTCACTCTGCAGCGAGAACACCGCACGGATATCGCTCATCGCACCTTCGGCTTCGAACGGCGCAGCGCCGTTGAGGGCCTTGAACTGGTGGTCGGACTGCATGATGCCGAAGTTGAATTCGCCGCTGCGAATGCCATTCACGTTGGCCACACCGCCGCCGCTGGCCGGCGCGTTGCACTTGATGCCGTGCTCAGCCGAGCCACGGTTGAGGAAACGGCAGATGGACTGGCCGGCAACGTAATAGACGCCGGTCTGGCCGCCAGTGCCGATGGTGACGAATTTCTCTTCAGCCTGTGCCATACCACTCAGGGCAGTGCCCGCGAGTGCGGCGGACAGGACCCATGCCAAGGATTTGCCTTTCATGGGAAATCTCCTTTTTCTGTTGTTTTGAGCGAGCGCGCCTTGTGAGCGACGTCCGGGTGGGAAGTCTAACTGCTTGCGACGAATATGCACGCCTTGTTGACCAACCGGTCGTAACTCATTGTGTGGGGCGCAGGCTATCGTCCAACCCCGGCATTGGGCAGAATCGGCCAATGTCGAACGTCCTTCATGAATCATCGCAGGCCTCGGTCAGCGCCAGTCTGACCCAGGCTGTGCTGCACGCAGCCAGTCGCCTCGGCCTCGACCGTCAGGCGCTGCTCAGCGTCTGTAACCTGACTGACCAGCAACTGGCTGACCCCGACGCACGCATTCCCTTCAGCGTCCAGCAGACCCTCTGGCACGAGCTGGATTCACGCCTGCAGCACCCGGAACCCGGCCTGCTGCTCGGGCGCAACCTCACCCCAGGCCCATTCAGCGTCCTCAGCTATCTGCTGCAGAGCAGCGCCACCCTGGGCGATGCGCTGAACGCCGCACTACGCTATCAGCGCCTCGGTGGCGAGGGCGGCGAACTGCATATCGAGACGCGCGACGACAGCCTGTTGCTGCTGTATCGCCCATTGCATCCGCAGCATCCGGCAACCCGCATCCGCGTACTGGCGATGATGGCCTGCTGGGTGCAGATGACCATGCCGCTGCTCGACGACTTCCGCCTGCTCGGTGCGCAATTTCGTCACGCTGCACCAGCCGACCTTGCGCCCTATCAGGACGTGTTCGCCTGCCCACTGCAGTTCGCCAGCGACGACTACGCCATCGCCCTGCCCCGGACCCTGGGTCAGGCGCCCCTGATCCAGGCCAACCCGCCGCTGCAGCAACTGCTGCGCCAGCATGCCGAAACCCTGCTCGCCCGCTTGCCCAGCGCCAGCCTCAGTGCGCGGGTCATCGGCCTGCTCGGCGAGCAACTGGCGCACGGCGAACCCGACCGCGCCGAACTGGCCCGCGCATTGAACCTGAGCGAACGCACCCTGCAGCGCAGGCTGGCCGAAGAGGGCTGCAGCTATCAGCACCTGCT
This region includes:
- a CDS encoding AEC family transporter, whose amino-acid sequence is MIVAGYWLRLREFPSEAFWPGAERLNYFILFPALLFSSLARAPLNNPALPRLALAVLLGLGIAWLALLLVRRLRGWPAGRFGAFTQGILRFNTYLGLAAVGSLFGQEGLTLAALMLALMVPTVNVLSVWSLTAERGVSARSLLLPIIKNPLILACVGGALFNLTGIGLPGGTDRLLSLLAAASLPLGLLCVGAALKPAQLGGEIPALTWNSALRLLAMPLLAWGVAWALALPAMESAVLVLFFALPTAPTAYVLTRQLGGDSQLMAGIITLQTLLAAGSLVAIMMLLA
- a CDS encoding transporter substrate-binding domain-containing protein; translation: MVGLWGAALLSLLLCVSARAEVLHLATGDDYAPFTGKALPGQGMLTQVVRAALAEQGAAITLDWLPWNRGYLKAKRVEYDATFPYVRSAEREAEFLYSAPIYVAEPYIFSRAGDHIELDDLPTMIGRRLCYPLGWQPPAAIQQMVEQGVLRRHSPLGLQECARLLLLERDDLFIADRNLGDSALHSAGADLAQFHRSRVPFQSSTLHFIVSRQHPRATELIERFNRGLEALKARGEYQRLIESYVE
- a CDS encoding PilT/PilU family type 4a pilus ATPase, whose translation is MNDTNANDQPDVFPYLQLIHQHGGSDLFFSVGAPPHMKVEGHSQPVGQHILKAGEVQQLAYQLMTQKQIAEFERDLEMNLAVSLQGAGRYRVNLYYQRGEVAMVVRLIKSQIPSFEALGLPKMLEKLAMQDRGLILVTGAAGSGKSTTLAAMLDFRNRHKSGHIVCIEDPIEFLHSHQRSIIDQREVGLDTHSFDDALRNVLREAPDVIMLGEIRDAATMQHALHYAETGHLCVATLHATSSSHAIERIARFFPDEARKQVLADVAHNLLAVIGQRLVPGIAQKRVVAVELMLGTPYIRDLIQRDELEELREATARAAEQGLQTFDQHLFALLEAGRISLAEALKFADSRTDLSLKFKLERGFSADDAELKVLRDG
- a CDS encoding Na/Pi cotransporter family protein, with product MLTLLHLLSAIALLVWGTHIVRTGILRVFGSQLRKVLSHNIGRRPLAFVAGIGVTALVQSSNATALLVTSFVAQGLMALAPGLAIMLGADVGTALMARVLTLNLSWLSPLLIFLGVIFFLSRRQTRAGQLGRVAIGLGLMLLALELIVAAATPITEARGIRVLFASLTGDLLLDALVGALFALLTYSSLAAVLLTATLAGAGLISLPVAIGLVIGANIGSGLLAFLTSSLQNPAGRRVALGSLIYKLIGLLLVLPVLQPLADWLDSLNWRPAELVIFFHLLYNGLRALLMLPTVGWMARFCNWLMPDRADDSGIARPRHLDPTALATPSLALANAVRETLRIGDLIEAMLGHLLPVLEHNQPATSKELRLLNDDVASLCRAVKLYLAQIPREAMSEHESRRWAEVLELAVNLEQAGELIERMLGKIQNEKTAQRRAFSDKGLEELTSLHGQLMANLRLGLNVFLSADHASASQLLREKRRFRAQERRLAHAHIGRLQRQVLQSIETSSLHLELIADMKRLNSLFCSSAYVVLEGQETGALRLEGGE
- a CDS encoding uracil permease; translated protein: MSTPRVHYPWYKKEDTDAFFALFQNNIANFVIIAISMLGMGFPAEIVFGQVLPGAAVAVMAGNFYYAWTAARLARRENRADVTALSYGISTPVMFVFLFGVLLPAKNLTGDAELAWKVAVAACFISGLIEAVISLIGNWVQRHLPRAAMLGAVAGVALTFIAGEMLFKTLEIPVIGLLVLAITIVGLVARVSMPFRLPASLFAIVVGTALAYLIGAADSGKFSDAFTHLGFYPLLPNLAWYEGLGLLFTSLLALMTVILPITLYNAIETMNNVEAMSAAGDSYSVRECQAVDGLGTSLGALFGGVFPTTVYIATVGSKWMGAGRGYSLLNGAVYGLATMFGLIAFIAALIPVSVVAPILVFVGMSMIATAFNSNHARYYPAVALAMLPYFANYLMTRFNRGAPEVVEGISSAIGALGQGAMFSAILLGAMCVAVIDRQFRQATVFALVAAGMAFVGLMHAPKLAWYAAPDFVHGYLLMALFFAWYAWRGVEPAAPERVSSAD
- a CDS encoding TRAP transporter permease gives rise to the protein MHDKQLSTEELIAQDVGARTPVGPMAQVITGLALLWSLFQLWIASPLPFIFGVGVLNDTQTRAIHLAFALLLAFLAYPAFKRSPRDRVPLLDIALGLVAAASAAYLFIFYQQLALRPGSLTTGDLVTACIGIPLLLEATRRALGPPLAIIALVFLVYSLAGPYMPGILAHRGVSFNALANHQWITTEGVFGIALGVSTSFVFLFVLFGALLERAGAGHYFIQLAFSLLGHFRGGPAKAAVLASGLTGMISGSSIANVVTTGTFTIPMMKRTGFSSEKAGAVEVASSVNGQIMPPVMGAAAFLMVEYIGMPYVEIIKHAFLPAAISYIALLYIVHLEALKLGLQPIGGHQPKPWLRRLTGFAFGAALISGLSLAVYYGLGWLKPALGEYALPVIGVLLAVVYLALLKVAASVPVLPPEDPNAPLEELPQTRAVLLSGLHFLLPVVVLVWCLMIERLSPGLSAFWGSVMLIIILLTQRPLLSWMRRDGSHDHGTFIDGVIDLREGLIAGARNMIGIGIATAAAGIIVGAVSQTGVGLVLADLVELLSMGNLLLMLILVAVFSLILGMGLPTTANYIVVSSLLAPVVVALGQQNGLIVPLIAVHLFVFYFGIMADVTPPVGLASFAAAAVSKGDPIKTGIVAFFYSLRTAALPFLFIFNTDLLLIDVDFWNGVIIFIVATIAMLIFAAGTQGFFLVRSRLYESVLLLLVAFTLFRPGFWMDMLHDPYQEVPPAELVQALDGVEDGSSLRLRILGENAVGDPREFTVLLPVPDGASGQARLEKLGLNLYEEGDKVLVDSVTFGSLAADAGLEFDQQILSVRAPTDRWMKELMWIPGFLLFGLVVLLQRRRKLAQTA
- a CDS encoding TAXI family TRAP transporter solute-binding subunit, which gives rise to MKGKSLAWVLSAALAGTALSGMAQAEEKFVTIGTGGQTGVYYVAGQSICRFLNRGSAEHGIKCNAPASGGGVANVNGIRSGEFNFGIMQSDHQFKALNGAAPFEAEGAMSDIRAVFSLQSEVFTVLARRSANIASFDDLKGKRVNIGNPGSGQRDTLEEIMAVKGWDRSAFALAAELKPAEQASALGDNNIDAMTYFVGHPNGAIQEATTTTDAVLVPVTGAEIDKLLAEKTYYTKADIPGGLYKGNDQPTPSIGGKAVLSTSAKADPEVVYQLVKSVFDNIDRFKRLHPAFADLKEEDMIKVGLTAPLHEGAERYYKERGWL
- a CDS encoding AraC family transcriptional regulator; amino-acid sequence: MSNVLHESSQASVSASLTQAVLHAASRLGLDRQALLSVCNLTDQQLADPDARIPFSVQQTLWHELDSRLQHPEPGLLLGRNLTPGPFSVLSYLLQSSATLGDALNAALRYQRLGGEGGELHIETRDDSLLLLYRPLHPQHPATRIRVLAMMACWVQMTMPLLDDFRLLGAQFRHAAPADLAPYQDVFACPLQFASDDYAIALPRTLGQAPLIQANPPLQQLLRQHAETLLARLPSASLSARVIGLLGEQLAHGEPDRAELARALNLSERTLQRRLAEEGCSYQHLLADTRRQLAEQHLRDGRLPAAEIALLLGYSEPSVFFRAFRQWTGLTPGEYRAQHGTA